From a single Kitasatospora sp. NBC_00458 genomic region:
- a CDS encoding NACHT domain-containing protein: MRSEVFTHRARRWCRVRHESSPEGDLFPLDDDGFLGSDHLFALSVSEAPTGALVSPDEVAQEGATVLLGEPGAGKTSVFSSVVDGLPVLDEPFGGGEEDDRCLWIDGADLTSETFQEVLGRHLLALPNMASGPSPGPGTSGTLTVVIDQADESEICRNLPGYLKRSLRKRDVRGLRLLIACRTGDYPPGLTRVLHDAFGRCSLVDLAPLARADAVALAESAGVPGEELIAEIVSLRAGALASVPLTLELIVRRYRESGRLRGGAVELFKDGVRLLAQEYDPERLRLAAPTTTWPQRLEVAGRIAARLVLSGRRSLWSGSFLSERPRPTDLDFGTVVGGLETWDLQDFDVTPAVAEEVLRSGLFTASGNDRFVFRHSSIAAFLTARHLVSRSVTEGALRRLFLVGVPDEETAGIPVSLRETAAWMVALDPDRVKWLAAADPESLTVHSGLVRSDKVKELIVGRLLERAADVELGDVRWQRSRWALEHPGLARQLLPALTLDPGGFGDWPTWARARVALHLAEQCPSPDLAVPLLELAADAKWPAANRAQAARAAFGCDAELAAPALREVLHSLDRTAGADPDLGLRGTLLTLLWPRSLDTATVLAALGEAPSDDRYGAYEHFVAGVAAACPEEDVNSLVEWLVQRTTDGAASPRHREWQGFDRFVSGVVDRALRASDAGSLLPSVARILTTRLTGHSRTALPTVLNPVTVEGSEPTAVRDLRRELASAMIVCGLEEEQNMRYFSWLVVREWEAGRSSLLQREGLHGDRMTLLDAEDFAWALDRAAACTGSAALAEAHAHLAEVLFDQQSREHFDLAYRSQGNPAWPYLEWFFQPIEIHGELAKAWRRNDRGSAAARWPESARFVVEQRARLEMSRAHDTDSFWKLLWNLQRDPSSGNGPRRFDCDITDWPGCSVFSEEELASLPACALEFLRRENDHSDEWLGSGTEDKRAWAGFLSLALLHRTGRLEELEPDRWDAWVGAIVDPWCDFSGPRAELLRKAADHVPLGLSRAIRTLAEAQLGEGSQPLVLERIEATWSPDVTGTMEDLLALLSATFWPDYATGRTVGVLALSEKALAREAESRSALVRTWSALLTGLLAAGSPFARSVAEYALGPVVVSGESGDLRLPVLAACSLVRVDGADGWSKVEGLVDASEPFSRAFAFACAGRSERGYMEEVVDERGLGRLYRWLDRHFAQDEYSRPLGVHVVTPEMELAEWRESLPVVLSRCGTPAAVEELRSLVAEFPARLGLRASLVAARTRLLAATWTPADLDEVVAILAGACRISEPLSDQARLVEAMEAFQDMGSHGFRQGIVRDMQIHMRSDRFLPIADHNVARDHLWAIAGYVCGEGGEAARYALVEALRQARPDDRALEPLSSLLRS; encoded by the coding sequence ATGAGGAGCGAGGTCTTCACCCACCGGGCCCGCCGCTGGTGCCGGGTCCGGCATGAGAGCTCACCCGAGGGGGACCTGTTCCCGCTGGACGATGACGGCTTCCTGGGCAGCGACCACCTCTTCGCGCTTTCCGTGTCCGAGGCTCCTACAGGTGCGCTCGTTTCTCCGGATGAGGTGGCGCAGGAGGGCGCGACCGTGCTGCTCGGTGAGCCGGGAGCCGGAAAGACGTCGGTGTTCAGCTCGGTCGTGGACGGCCTGCCGGTACTGGACGAGCCGTTCGGGGGTGGTGAGGAGGACGACCGTTGTCTGTGGATCGACGGAGCGGATCTGACGTCCGAAACCTTTCAGGAGGTCCTGGGGAGGCACCTGCTCGCACTGCCGAACATGGCATCCGGCCCAAGCCCGGGCCCAGGGACGAGCGGAACGCTGACGGTCGTGATCGACCAAGCAGACGAGAGCGAGATCTGTCGCAACCTGCCCGGCTATCTGAAGCGATCGCTGAGGAAGAGGGATGTCAGGGGCCTCCGACTGCTGATCGCGTGTCGCACCGGCGACTACCCGCCTGGTCTCACTCGCGTTCTTCACGATGCGTTCGGTCGTTGCTCCTTGGTCGACCTTGCGCCACTGGCGCGCGCCGACGCCGTGGCGCTGGCGGAGAGTGCCGGTGTTCCCGGGGAGGAGCTGATCGCCGAGATCGTGTCCCTGCGTGCGGGTGCCCTCGCCAGCGTGCCACTCACGCTGGAACTGATCGTGCGCAGGTACCGGGAGAGCGGGCGGCTGAGGGGCGGCGCCGTCGAGCTGTTCAAAGACGGTGTCCGGCTGTTGGCGCAGGAGTACGACCCCGAGCGGCTCAGGCTCGCGGCGCCCACGACGACGTGGCCCCAGCGTCTGGAGGTCGCCGGTCGCATTGCTGCCCGTCTGGTGCTTTCGGGCCGGCGTTCCCTCTGGTCCGGGAGCTTCCTGTCGGAGAGGCCGCGTCCCACGGACCTCGACTTCGGCACCGTGGTCGGAGGGCTTGAGACTTGGGACCTCCAGGACTTCGACGTCACCCCGGCTGTGGCGGAGGAGGTGCTTCGGTCGGGCCTGTTCACGGCGAGTGGCAATGACAGGTTCGTCTTCAGGCACTCTTCGATCGCGGCCTTCCTCACGGCCCGTCACCTCGTCTCCCGATCCGTGACGGAGGGCGCGCTCAGGCGTCTGTTCCTGGTCGGAGTGCCGGACGAGGAGACTGCCGGTATCCCCGTGTCGCTGCGGGAGACCGCTGCCTGGATGGTGGCGCTGGACCCCGATCGCGTCAAGTGGTTGGCCGCGGCTGACCCGGAGAGCCTGACCGTGCACAGCGGACTGGTCCGCTCGGACAAGGTCAAGGAGTTGATCGTCGGCCGTCTGCTTGAGCGTGCCGCCGATGTCGAGCTCGGGGATGTCAGATGGCAGCGGAGCCGTTGGGCCCTCGAACACCCCGGGCTCGCTCGCCAGCTTCTTCCGGCACTCACCCTGGACCCCGGGGGCTTCGGGGACTGGCCGACGTGGGCCCGCGCCCGGGTGGCGCTCCACCTGGCGGAGCAATGCCCTTCACCTGATCTGGCGGTGCCGCTACTGGAGCTGGCTGCCGACGCCAAGTGGCCGGCCGCGAACCGGGCACAGGCGGCCAGGGCGGCGTTCGGGTGCGACGCGGAACTGGCAGCACCTGCGCTTCGAGAGGTCCTGCACTCGCTCGACCGGACTGCGGGAGCGGATCCCGACCTAGGCCTCCGAGGTACGCTCCTCACTCTGCTCTGGCCTCGTTCGCTCGACACGGCGACGGTGCTCGCCGCGCTGGGCGAGGCTCCGAGCGACGACCGCTACGGGGCCTACGAGCACTTCGTCGCCGGTGTGGCGGCCGCCTGCCCTGAGGAGGACGTGAACAGCCTGGTGGAATGGCTGGTGCAGCGCACGACGGATGGTGCCGCATCACCCCGGCACCGCGAGTGGCAGGGATTCGACAGGTTCGTGTCCGGCGTTGTCGACCGGGCACTGCGCGCATCCGACGCGGGCTCGTTGCTGCCCTCTGTTGCCCGGATTCTGACGACCCGATTGACCGGGCACTCGCGAACCGCGCTTCCGACGGTCTTGAACCCCGTCACTGTGGAAGGCTCGGAGCCCACCGCGGTACGGGATCTGCGACGTGAGCTCGCCTCGGCCATGATCGTCTGCGGACTCGAAGAAGAACAGAACATGAGGTACTTCTCGTGGCTCGTCGTGCGCGAGTGGGAGGCCGGCCGCTCGTCGTTGCTGCAACGCGAAGGACTCCACGGCGACCGGATGACGCTGCTTGATGCGGAGGACTTCGCCTGGGCGCTCGACCGGGCGGCCGCGTGCACCGGGAGCGCTGCGCTGGCGGAAGCCCACGCACACCTGGCAGAGGTCCTCTTCGACCAGCAGAGCCGAGAACATTTCGACCTTGCCTACCGTAGTCAGGGCAACCCCGCATGGCCGTACCTGGAGTGGTTCTTCCAGCCGATCGAGATCCACGGCGAGCTCGCGAAGGCGTGGCGCCGGAACGACCGCGGCTCGGCCGCGGCGCGGTGGCCGGAGAGCGCGAGGTTCGTGGTGGAACAGCGCGCACGACTGGAGATGTCGAGAGCCCACGACACCGACAGTTTCTGGAAGCTTCTCTGGAACCTGCAGCGTGACCCGAGCAGTGGGAACGGCCCTCGGCGCTTCGACTGTGACATCACCGACTGGCCGGGCTGTTCGGTCTTCAGCGAGGAGGAACTCGCCTCCCTGCCGGCGTGTGCCCTGGAGTTCCTGCGGCGTGAGAACGATCATTCCGACGAATGGCTCGGTTCGGGGACGGAAGACAAGCGGGCCTGGGCGGGCTTCCTGTCGTTGGCCCTGCTCCACCGCACAGGCAGGCTGGAAGAGCTCGAACCCGACCGCTGGGATGCGTGGGTCGGCGCGATCGTGGACCCGTGGTGCGACTTCTCCGGGCCCCGGGCAGAGCTTCTTCGGAAAGCGGCGGACCATGTCCCACTCGGGCTGAGTCGAGCGATCCGGACGCTTGCCGAGGCACAGCTCGGTGAGGGAAGCCAACCTCTGGTGCTGGAGAGGATCGAGGCGACCTGGTCTCCCGACGTGACGGGGACCATGGAGGACCTGCTGGCTCTGCTGTCCGCCACCTTCTGGCCGGACTACGCTACCGGCCGAACGGTAGGGGTTCTGGCGCTCTCGGAGAAGGCATTGGCGAGAGAGGCGGAGAGCCGGTCGGCACTGGTGCGTACATGGTCTGCACTTCTCACCGGCCTTCTCGCCGCGGGCAGTCCCTTCGCACGATCGGTCGCCGAGTACGCACTCGGCCCCGTCGTCGTTTCCGGAGAGTCCGGGGACCTCCGACTTCCCGTCCTTGCCGCGTGCTCGCTCGTGCGGGTCGACGGGGCCGACGGCTGGTCCAAGGTCGAGGGCCTGGTCGACGCGTCGGAGCCCTTCAGCCGGGCCTTCGCGTTCGCCTGCGCCGGGCGTTCCGAGCGGGGATACATGGAGGAGGTCGTCGACGAGCGCGGCCTGGGTCGGCTCTACCGCTGGCTCGACAGGCACTTCGCCCAGGATGAGTACTCCCGCCCGCTCGGGGTCCACGTGGTCACCCCCGAGATGGAACTGGCCGAGTGGCGGGAGTCGCTTCCCGTGGTGCTGAGCCGCTGCGGAACTCCGGCGGCGGTCGAGGAGCTGAGGTCCCTGGTCGCCGAGTTCCCTGCCCGCCTGGGGCTGAGAGCCTCGCTCGTGGCAGCGCGGACCCGTCTCCTCGCGGCGACCTGGACCCCGGCCGATCTGGACGAGGTGGTGGCCATTCTGGCCGGAGCCTGTCGGATCAGTGAGCCGCTGTCCGACCAGGCCCGCCTCGTCGAGGCGATGGAGGCCTTCCAGGACATGGGAAGCCACGGATTCCGCCAGGGGATCGTACGGGACATGCAGATCCACATGAGATCGGATCGGTTTCTGCCGATCGCGGACCACAACGTCGCGCGTGATCACTTGTGGGCGATCGCAGGGTATGTCTGCGGCGAGGGCGGCGAGGCTGCGCGGTACGCGCTGGTCGAAGCGCTCAGGCAGGCACGCCCCGACGATCGCGCCCTGGAACCGCTGAGCTCGCTGCTGCGATCCTGA
- a CDS encoding 5'-methylthioadenosine/S-adenosylhomocysteine nucleosidase family protein, translated as MTERRTGTAVVLTALPVEYRAVRGLLGSTVKRQHPSGTVFVAGVLPGTRWEVVLARVGEGNLRAAVLAERAHQWLGPDALFFVGVAGGLKPDVRIGDVVVATKVHHLHPGKDSADGFLARPVPGAVSHLLEQNAWHALSDDSWFTSGSSERPGSPVGRGPVEVPAVHFKPVVAGEVVLNAPGSPLREQIRWHYDDAVAVEMESAGVAAAASLGHDLHILTVRGISDHADGEKAAADATGSQDRAAANAAAALAAILRDLDPDDLPPRGPDRAVRPGADRDAVRPAAGYGGDHIDFRHGTFLAPVVGKADAGPTARPPVTAPEPTVPGAVWPDAVWVEALLAFGDMARAAFRQDVLTDMGRILDLPHPFLAAEYPVARDHVREIVGRVNAYKDAPAARAALHRALESARPDDRALVALSRLLP; from the coding sequence ATGACGGAAAGACGCACCGGAACCGCGGTCGTCCTGACCGCCCTGCCGGTGGAGTACCGCGCGGTGCGAGGTCTGCTCGGCAGTACGGTGAAGCGGCAGCACCCGTCGGGCACGGTGTTCGTCGCGGGGGTCCTTCCCGGCACGCGCTGGGAGGTCGTCCTGGCCAGGGTGGGCGAGGGGAACCTCCGGGCCGCCGTGCTCGCCGAGCGCGCGCACCAATGGCTGGGCCCCGACGCGCTGTTCTTCGTCGGCGTGGCCGGCGGGCTCAAGCCCGATGTCCGCATCGGCGACGTCGTGGTGGCGACGAAGGTGCACCACCTCCACCCGGGCAAGGACAGCGCCGACGGCTTCCTGGCGCGCCCCGTCCCGGGCGCCGTCTCACACCTGCTGGAGCAGAACGCCTGGCACGCGCTGAGCGACGACTCCTGGTTCACGTCGGGGAGTTCGGAGCGGCCCGGCAGCCCGGTGGGCCGCGGGCCGGTGGAGGTGCCGGCCGTGCACTTCAAGCCGGTGGTGGCGGGCGAGGTGGTGCTGAACGCGCCCGGCAGCCCGCTCCGCGAGCAGATCCGGTGGCACTACGACGACGCGGTCGCCGTCGAGATGGAGAGCGCGGGTGTGGCCGCGGCGGCGTCGCTCGGGCACGACCTGCACATCCTGACCGTCCGCGGGATCAGCGACCACGCCGACGGCGAAAAGGCGGCGGCCGACGCCACCGGCTCCCAGGACCGTGCCGCCGCCAACGCGGCCGCCGCGCTCGCGGCGATCCTGCGCGACCTCGACCCGGACGACCTGCCGCCCCGCGGCCCGGACCGGGCCGTCCGCCCCGGAGCCGACCGGGACGCGGTCCGTCCCGCCGCGGGCTACGGCGGGGACCACATCGACTTCCGCCACGGCACCTTCCTCGCCCCCGTCGTGGGAAAGGCCGACGCGGGCCCGACGGCGCGGCCGCCGGTCACGGCCCCCGAGCCGACCGTGCCGGGCGCCGTCTGGCCGGACGCCGTCTGGGTGGAAGCCCTGCTGGCCTTCGGCGACATGGCACGAGCCGCCTTCCGGCAGGACGTCCTCACCGACATGGGCCGCATCCTCGACCTCCCCCACCCCTTCCTCGCGGCGGAGTATCCCGTGGCCCGCGACCACGTACGAGAGATCGTCGGCCGGGTGAACGCTTACAAGGACGCTCCCGCCGCCCGTGCGGCCCTCCACCGCGCCCTGGAGTCCGCCCGCCCGGACGACCGCGCCCTCGTCGCACTGTCCCGGCTGCTGCCATGA